In the genome of Desulfovibrio desulfuricans, one region contains:
- the aprB gene encoding adenylyl-sulfate reductase subunit beta, which yields MPTFVDPSKCDGCKGGEKTACMYICPNDLMILDPEEMRAYNQEPDACWECYSCVKICPQGAITARPYADFAPMGGTCIPMRSADSIMWTVKFRNGNVKRFKFPIRTTPEGSIKPFEGKPEGANIDDELLFTESALAAPKAVLGKKFDVAEADKSFTCMEHGH from the coding sequence ATGCCGACGTTTGTCGATCCGTCCAAGTGCGACGGCTGCAAGGGTGGCGAAAAGACGGCCTGCATGTACATTTGCCCCAATGATCTCATGATTCTTGATCCTGAGGAAATGCGGGCTTACAATCAGGAACCCGATGCCTGCTGGGAATGCTATTCCTGCGTGAAGATCTGCCCCCAGGGCGCCATTACGGCCCGCCCCTATGCAGACTTTGCCCCCATGGGCGGGACCTGTATCCCCATGCGTTCGGCCGACTCCATCATGTGGACTGTTAAGTTCCGCAATGGCAACGTGAAACGCTTCAAGTTCCCCATCCGCACTACCCCTGAAGGTTCCATCAAGCCTTTCGAAGGCAAGCCCGAAGGCGCTAACATTGACGACGAACTGCTGTTCACCGAATCCGCTCTCGCCGCCCCCAAGGCAGTGCTGGGCAAGAAGTTCGACGTCGCTGAAGCCGACAAGTCCTTCACCTGCATGGAACACGGCCATTAG
- a CDS encoding rhodanese-like domain-containing protein gives MTRYRSATTTRARLHGLASALACLILLVAVQAAAKDISVNEAAGLLQNPPQGLTIVDVRTPAEFREGHLAGAVNMDFFGASFDSQILALPKDKPILLYCRTGNRSAGAYDAMEKEGITNILHMNQGVTAWQQAGLPLQK, from the coding sequence ATGACCCGATACCGGTCCGCAACGACAACGCGCGCGCGGCTGCACGGCCTTGCGTCGGCGCTTGCATGCCTCATCCTGCTGGTGGCCGTTCAGGCGGCCGCCAAGGATATCAGCGTCAATGAAGCCGCCGGGCTACTGCAAAACCCGCCGCAGGGCCTGACCATTGTGGACGTGCGCACCCCGGCGGAGTTCCGCGAGGGACACCTTGCCGGCGCGGTGAACATGGACTTTTTTGGCGCGTCCTTTGACTCGCAGATACTCGCCCTGCCCAAGGACAAGCCCATCCTGCTGTACTGCCGTACGGGCAACCGCTCGGCAGGCGCGTACGATGCCATGGAAAAAGAGGGCATCACCAACATCCTGCACATGAACCAGGGCGTCACGGCCTGGCAGCAGGCAGGCCTGCCTTTGCAAAAATAA
- a CDS encoding flagellar hook protein FlgE produces MNSSLYIGATGMKSLGDGMNVISNNIANVSTIGYKQQGILFSDVFYAQQGNIGEGWSSQTNSRVALGQVGQGVQVDAVRTMYGQGAFESSNTVTDMAISGKGFFQVTDKTGNQYYTRAGDFRPDDTGVLRTPAGMALMGYKYNADGTKGGLNQVTIDKFAKMSPKATTSVDLRFNVAQSTDHSSDAANPYFSLLGQYNSANTPPLSSSAYGYSQDITLYGADGTAHSATIYFDGAPSGSSGTTAEYLIASSADSKGGTAQALMSGTMSFNASGQITGMSAYTPATAGSTSLADWNAATLTKDGLPQMSVNGSPVTVNMGISAKSGWQNTPGNAASVGTDPTALASMGNAYTRAADATTNYTTQSAVTRTKTQDGYPEGSLNNISISADGTVVGKYSNNESMNLWQIPLCRFTSEDGLRREGNNLFSASPDSGQMDMGVAGTENYGKINAYNIENSNVDMANEMVNMIVTQRGFQSNSKVVTTADQMLQKAMELKRS; encoded by the coding sequence ATGAACTCGTCTTTGTACATCGGGGCCACAGGCATGAAAAGTTTGGGCGACGGCATGAACGTCATCTCGAACAACATCGCCAATGTGAGCACCATCGGCTACAAGCAGCAAGGCATTCTGTTTTCTGACGTCTTTTACGCGCAGCAGGGCAATATTGGCGAGGGGTGGAGTTCGCAGACCAATTCACGGGTGGCTCTGGGCCAGGTGGGCCAGGGCGTTCAGGTGGACGCCGTGCGCACCATGTACGGGCAGGGAGCGTTTGAGTCTTCCAATACCGTCACCGACATGGCCATCAGCGGCAAGGGGTTCTTTCAGGTTACCGACAAAACCGGCAACCAGTACTACACCCGCGCTGGCGACTTCAGACCGGACGACACCGGGGTGCTGCGCACTCCCGCGGGCATGGCCCTGATGGGCTACAAGTACAATGCAGACGGCACCAAGGGCGGACTGAACCAGGTAACCATCGACAAGTTTGCCAAGATGTCGCCCAAGGCCACAACCTCCGTTGATCTGCGCTTTAACGTGGCGCAGAGCACCGACCACTCGTCGGACGCCGCCAACCCGTATTTCAGCCTGCTCGGGCAGTACAATTCGGCCAACACGCCGCCCCTGAGCAGCTCCGCCTACGGCTACAGCCAGGACATTACCCTGTACGGCGCCGACGGCACGGCCCACTCGGCCACCATATATTTTGACGGCGCGCCCTCGGGCAGCTCCGGCACCACCGCCGAGTACCTTATCGCGTCCAGTGCCGACAGCAAAGGCGGCACGGCGCAGGCGCTCATGTCCGGCACCATGAGCTTCAACGCCAGCGGGCAGATCACGGGCATGTCGGCCTACACGCCCGCCACTGCGGGCAGCACCAGTCTTGCCGACTGGAATGCGGCCACCCTTACCAAGGACGGTCTGCCGCAAATGTCCGTCAACGGCTCGCCCGTTACGGTAAATATGGGCATCTCCGCCAAGAGCGGCTGGCAAAACACACCGGGCAACGCCGCAAGCGTGGGCACGGACCCCACGGCTCTGGCCAGCATGGGCAATGCCTATACCCGCGCCGCCGACGCCACGACCAACTACACGACGCAGTCGGCGGTCACCCGCACCAAGACCCAGGACGGCTACCCCGAAGGCTCGCTGAACAACATCAGCATCAGCGCGGACGGAACCGTTGTGGGCAAGTACTCCAACAACGAGAGCATGAACCTGTGGCAGATACCCCTGTGCAGGTTCACCAGCGAGGACGGACTGCGCCGCGAGGGCAACAACCTTTTTTCCGCCTCGCCAGACTCCGGCCAGATGGATATGGGCGTTGCAGGTACAGAAAATTACGGAAAAATCAATGCCTACAACATTGAAAATTCCAACGTGGACATGGCCAATGAAATGGTCAACATGATTGTTACGCAACGCGGTTTTCAGTCCAACAGCAAGGTGGTGACCACCGCCGACCAGATGCTGCAAAAGGCCATGGAGCTCAAGCGCTCGTAG
- a CDS encoding 3-phosphoshikimate 1-carboxyvinyltransferase: MTDNSNDSRAPRDMREGRGPRAPRGQHNGHETGDTRARKPLREVVCEIDRDILRLLLRRNNILVRMRGDKPRLDSTEEKTIRESWEASVSRISRDARLSGHFFSLMQEVEFQPRPASARDGADEVGEAGATAHETPRTAFNLAPPAKHVRLRMPAPLACRATRAWLMLAAATGQPLHLSPCLMNDPIVDCVKMLNQAGASLTREDEGVIARPAAPLAAPDKVIHTGDSAWNFFMLLGHYLGRPSRAKFTGDSSLKLADFSAVRHFLPALGARLVHVVPKSDGLPARLECSGILPDSVMLPADVPAELAEGILLAAPCYERAIALDLSAHPDHRLIVARVLPILRAAGADVQIEGAKVRVNPGPLSLPAQPEAAMEPELAIFLLALPLALGGEARLGGQWPALPAAEAGWDLLKQLGLDLRCETSKEGAEVFASAATPLKQYAKGDLPAGFPAAWAPLPLALAACAALRGDKAVLPALPCGTDKTTAESFLSAVGLELDENGRLCKKEQTGARTGWNAPDPVWAMALALTACASPHQKLGNPGIMTGLYPPFWALYNTLPEPAVRRAAAPEAQTPAPRRRIITGAVAVPPELKDEDD; the protein is encoded by the coding sequence ATGACCGACAACTCCAACGATTCCCGCGCACCACGTGATATGCGCGAAGGACGGGGCCCACGCGCCCCGCGCGGCCAACACAATGGGCACGAAACCGGCGATACGCGCGCCCGCAAACCCCTGCGGGAGGTAGTCTGCGAGATAGACCGCGACATTCTGCGACTGCTGCTGCGCCGCAACAATATTCTTGTCCGTATGCGCGGCGACAAGCCCCGGCTCGACTCGACGGAAGAAAAAACCATCCGCGAATCGTGGGAGGCCTCCGTCTCCCGCATCAGCCGCGATGCGCGTCTTTCCGGCCACTTTTTTTCGCTCATGCAGGAAGTGGAATTTCAGCCCCGCCCCGCCTCTGCGCGCGACGGCGCTGACGAGGTGGGCGAAGCTGGCGCAACCGCCCACGAAACGCCGCGCACGGCCTTCAACCTTGCGCCGCCCGCAAAGCATGTGCGTCTGCGCATGCCCGCGCCCCTTGCCTGCCGCGCCACCCGCGCCTGGCTTATGCTGGCCGCAGCCACGGGCCAGCCGCTGCACCTGTCGCCCTGCCTCATGAACGACCCCATTGTGGATTGCGTCAAGATGCTCAACCAGGCGGGCGCTTCGCTCACACGCGAGGACGAGGGCGTCATCGCACGCCCCGCAGCCCCGCTGGCCGCGCCTGACAAGGTTATCCACACGGGCGACAGCGCCTGGAACTTCTTTATGCTGCTGGGCCATTACCTTGGCCGCCCCTCGCGGGCCAAGTTTACCGGCGATTCCAGCCTCAAGCTGGCCGATTTTTCCGCTGTGCGGCACTTTCTGCCAGCCCTGGGCGCGCGGCTCGTGCACGTTGTGCCCAAGAGCGACGGGCTGCCCGCGCGGCTTGAGTGCTCCGGCATTTTGCCCGACTCCGTCATGCTTCCGGCCGACGTTCCGGCAGAGCTGGCCGAAGGCATACTGCTGGCCGCCCCCTGCTACGAACGAGCCATTGCCCTTGACCTGTCCGCGCACCCCGACCACAGGCTCATTGTGGCCCGTGTGTTGCCCATCCTGCGCGCAGCGGGCGCCGACGTGCAGATCGAGGGCGCCAAGGTGCGCGTCAATCCTGGTCCGCTCAGTCTGCCCGCGCAGCCCGAAGCGGCCATGGAGCCGGAACTGGCGATCTTTTTGCTGGCCCTGCCGCTGGCCCTCGGCGGCGAAGCCCGCCTGGGCGGTCAGTGGCCCGCCCTGCCTGCGGCGGAAGCGGGCTGGGACCTGCTGAAACAGCTTGGCCTCGACCTGCGGTGCGAAACCAGCAAGGAAGGCGCCGAGGTGTTCGCCAGCGCCGCCACCCCTCTCAAGCAGTACGCCAAGGGCGATCTGCCCGCCGGTTTTCCCGCCGCGTGGGCCCCTCTGCCGCTGGCGCTGGCTGCTTGCGCAGCCCTGCGCGGCGACAAGGCCGTTCTGCCCGCCCTGCCCTGCGGAACGGACAAAACGACGGCGGAAAGTTTTCTTTCTGCAGTGGGACTCGAATTGGATGAAAACGGCAGATTGTGCAAAAAAGAACAAACCGGCGCTCGTACGGGCTGGAACGCCCCCGATCCGGTATGGGCGATGGCCCTTGCCCTGACCGCCTGCGCAAGCCCACACCAGAAACTGGGCAACCCCGGCATCATGACCGGTCTCTACCCGCCCTTCTGGGCGCTGTACAATACTTTGCCCGAACCGGCAGTGCGCCGTGCGGCAGCGCCTGAAGCCCAGACGCCCGCCCCGCGCCGCCGCATCATCACCGGCGCGGTGGCCGTGCCGCCGGAACTGAAAGACGAAGACGACTAG
- a CDS encoding MbtF produces MRFEFLGKARRVLIPALCAVALLPACASKETQEVTDGMAVTVTLRDVHRCSRISPEIQVAQVPASTEYYDVRLVEFTGDSQELYLGGGSWNNDGTGVIPEGGLTRHYRGPCPPSGQSREYAFVVSAMTRQSMQPLSVRLYRFTQE; encoded by the coding sequence ATGCGTTTTGAATTTTTAGGCAAAGCCCGGCGCGTGCTCATTCCTGCGCTGTGCGCGGTGGCCCTGCTGCCCGCTTGCGCCTCCAAGGAGACGCAGGAAGTTACTGACGGCATGGCCGTTACCGTTACCCTGCGTGATGTTCATCGTTGTTCTCGTATCTCGCCCGAAATCCAGGTTGCCCAGGTTCCTGCCAGTACGGAGTATTACGACGTTCGCCTGGTGGAGTTTACCGGCGATTCACAGGAGCTGTACCTTGGCGGCGGCTCGTGGAACAACGACGGCACTGGCGTTATCCCCGAGGGCGGTCTGACCCGTCACTATCGCGGTCCCTGCCCGCCCAGCGGACAATCCAGGGAATACGCCTTTGTGGTGTCGGCCATGACCCGCCAGAGCATGCAGCCCCTTTCTGTACGGCTGTACCGTTTTACACAGGAATAA
- the aprA gene encoding adenylyl-sulfate reductase subunit alpha, with the protein MPMIPVKEATKGVAIAEPEVKEHAVDLLIVGGGMGSCGTAYEAVRWGDKHGLKIMLCDKATLERSGAVAQGLSAINTYLGQNDADDYVRMVRTDLMGLVREDLIFDVGRHVDDSVHLFEEWGLPCWIKGEDGHNLNGAAAKAAGKSLRNGDAPVRSGRWQIMINGESYKCIVAEAAKNALGEDRIMERIFIVKLLLDKNTPNRIAGAVGFNLRANEVHIFKANAIMVAAGGAVNVYRPRSTGEGMGRAWYPVWNAGSTYTMCAQVGAEMTMMENRFVPARFKDGYGPVGAWFLLFKAKATNSKGEDYCATNRAMLKPYEDRGYAKGNVIPTCLRNHMMLREMREGRGPIYMDTKTALLNTFATLNEEQQKDLESEAWEDFLDMCVGQANLWASTNTAPEERGSEIMPTEPYLLGSHSGCCGIWVSGPDEAWVPEDYKVHASNGKVYNRMTTVEGLFTCADGVGASGHKFSSGSHAEGRMAGKQMVRWCLDHKDFKPEFAETADELKKLVYRPFYNFEQGKAASTDPVVNPNYITPKNFMMRLVKCTDEYGGGVGTYYTTSKALLDTGFNLLGMMEEDSFKLAARDLHELLRCWENYHRLWTVRLHMQHISFREESRYPGFYYRADFMGLDDGKWKCFVNSRYNPATGETKIFKKPYYQIIPD; encoded by the coding sequence ATGCCAATGATTCCCGTCAAGGAAGCGACGAAGGGTGTGGCCATTGCCGAGCCTGAAGTGAAAGAACATGCTGTTGACCTGCTGATCGTGGGCGGCGGCATGGGTTCCTGCGGCACCGCTTATGAAGCGGTGCGCTGGGGCGACAAGCACGGCCTGAAGATCATGCTGTGCGACAAGGCCACCCTCGAGCGCTCCGGCGCCGTGGCCCAGGGTCTTTCCGCCATCAACACCTACCTGGGTCAAAACGACGCTGACGATTACGTCCGCATGGTCCGCACCGACCTTATGGGCCTGGTTCGCGAAGACCTTATCTTCGACGTGGGCCGTCACGTTGACGACTCCGTGCATCTGTTTGAAGAATGGGGCCTGCCCTGCTGGATCAAGGGCGAAGACGGCCACAACCTGAACGGCGCCGCCGCCAAGGCCGCCGGCAAGAGCCTGCGCAATGGCGACGCCCCCGTGCGTTCCGGCCGCTGGCAGATCATGATCAACGGTGAATCCTACAAGTGCATCGTGGCCGAAGCCGCCAAGAATGCCCTGGGTGAAGACCGCATCATGGAACGTATCTTCATCGTGAAGCTGCTTCTCGATAAGAACACCCCCAACCGCATCGCCGGCGCCGTGGGCTTCAACCTGCGCGCTAACGAAGTGCACATCTTCAAAGCCAACGCCATCATGGTGGCCGCTGGCGGTGCCGTTAACGTGTACCGTCCCCGCTCCACCGGTGAAGGCATGGGCCGCGCCTGGTATCCCGTGTGGAACGCCGGTTCGACCTACACCATGTGCGCTCAGGTTGGCGCCGAAATGACCATGATGGAAAACCGCTTCGTGCCCGCCCGCTTCAAGGACGGTTACGGCCCCGTGGGCGCGTGGTTCCTCCTGTTCAAGGCCAAAGCCACCAACTCCAAGGGTGAAGATTACTGCGCCACCAACCGCGCCATGCTGAAGCCCTACGAAGATCGCGGCTACGCCAAGGGTAATGTCATTCCGACCTGCCTGCGTAACCACATGATGCTTCGTGAAATGCGCGAAGGCCGCGGCCCCATCTACATGGACACCAAGACCGCCCTGCTGAACACCTTCGCCACCCTGAACGAAGAACAGCAGAAGGATCTTGAATCCGAAGCTTGGGAAGACTTCCTCGACATGTGCGTGGGCCAGGCCAACCTGTGGGCCTCCACCAACACCGCGCCTGAAGAACGCGGCTCGGAAATCATGCCCACCGAACCTTACCTGCTCGGCTCCCACTCCGGCTGCTGCGGCATCTGGGTTTCCGGTCCCGACGAAGCTTGGGTGCCCGAAGACTACAAAGTGCACGCCAGCAACGGCAAGGTCTACAACCGCATGACCACCGTTGAAGGCCTCTTCACCTGCGCCGACGGCGTGGGCGCTTCCGGCCACAAGTTCTCCTCCGGTTCGCATGCTGAAGGCCGTATGGCCGGCAAGCAGATGGTTCGTTGGTGCCTTGATCACAAGGACTTCAAGCCTGAGTTCGCTGAAACCGCCGATGAACTGAAGAAGCTGGTTTACCGTCCCTTCTACAACTTCGAGCAGGGCAAGGCCGCTTCTACCGACCCCGTGGTGAACCCCAACTACATCACGCCCAAGAACTTCATGATGCGCCTTGTCAAGTGCACCGACGAATACGGCGGCGGCGTAGGTACCTACTACACCACCTCCAAGGCGCTGCTTGACACCGGCTTCAACCTGCTGGGCATGATGGAAGAAGACTCCTTCAAGCTGGCCGCTCGTGACCTTCACGAACTGCTGCGCTGCTGGGAAAACTACCATCGTCTGTGGACGGTGCGTCTGCACATGCAGCACATCTCCTTCCGTGAAGAATCCCGCTACCCCGGCTTCTACTACCGTGCGGACTTCATGGGCCTGGACGACGGCAAGTGGAAGTGCTTCGTGAACTCGAGGTACAACCCCGCTACCGGCGAAACCAAGATCTTCAAGAAGCCCTACTACCAGATCATCCCCGACTAG
- a CDS encoding pyridoxal phosphate-dependent aminotransferase has protein sequence MSILADSVSGYLENASWIRRMFEAGGQLKARYGADNVYDFSLGNPDLPAPPAVVSGLRAFAEHASEPFAFGYMPNGGFTWAREKLAAHLSQEQGVALTANDVLLGCGAAGVLNAFLRAVINPGEEMLGFAPYFVEYGFYVANHGGTFRAVMSKPDTFAPDLAALEETISPKTRVVLINSPNNPTGVIYSRKDLKALTELLENKSQEYGKPIWLLADEPYRFLAYDGAEVPSVLPLYPYAVVISSFSKSLSLPGERVGFAAVSPLLHEKAELMAGLTLTNRILGFVNPPVVGQHIMAAALGSQVDLNIYATRRKAMAEVLKNAGYEFQMPAGAFYFFPKAPGGDDVAFVNRLVDERVLAVPGSGFGCPGYFRLAFCVDEKVIRNAADGFAKARAAIV, from the coding sequence ATGTCCATTCTTGCAGACAGTGTTTCGGGGTATCTGGAAAACGCCTCGTGGATCAGGCGCATGTTCGAGGCCGGAGGACAGCTCAAGGCCCGTTACGGCGCGGACAATGTTTATGACTTCAGCCTGGGCAACCCCGACCTGCCAGCCCCCCCTGCAGTCGTGTCCGGCCTGCGGGCCTTTGCCGAACACGCCTCCGAACCCTTTGCCTTTGGCTACATGCCCAATGGCGGCTTTACCTGGGCGCGGGAAAAACTGGCAGCCCACCTGAGCCAAGAGCAGGGCGTAGCCCTGACCGCCAACGACGTGCTGCTGGGCTGCGGCGCTGCGGGCGTGCTCAACGCCTTTTTGCGCGCCGTTATCAACCCCGGTGAAGAAATGCTGGGATTTGCTCCCTATTTTGTGGAGTACGGCTTCTATGTGGCCAATCACGGCGGCACGTTCCGCGCCGTCATGAGCAAGCCCGATACCTTTGCTCCCGATCTGGCGGCGCTTGAAGAGACCATCAGCCCCAAAACCCGCGTGGTGCTCATCAACTCGCCCAACAACCCCACGGGCGTGATTTACAGCCGCAAGGATCTCAAGGCTCTGACAGAACTGCTGGAAAACAAGAGCCAGGAATACGGCAAGCCCATCTGGCTCCTGGCCGACGAGCCCTACCGCTTTCTGGCGTACGACGGAGCTGAAGTACCCTCGGTGCTGCCGCTCTACCCCTATGCCGTGGTCATCAGCTCGTTTTCCAAAAGCCTTTCGCTGCCGGGCGAGCGCGTGGGCTTTGCGGCCGTGTCGCCCCTGCTCCACGAAAAGGCCGAGCTCATGGCGGGCCTTACCCTTACCAACCGCATCCTCGGCTTTGTAAACCCGCCGGTCGTGGGCCAGCATATCATGGCCGCCGCCCTGGGCAGCCAGGTTGACCTGAACATCTACGCCACCCGCCGCAAGGCCATGGCCGAGGTGCTCAAAAACGCCGGTTACGAATTTCAGATGCCCGCAGGGGCCTTCTACTTCTTCCCCAAGGCGCCCGGAGGGGACGACGTGGCCTTTGTGAACAGGCTTGTTGACGAGCGCGTTCTGGCGGTGCCGGGTTCGGGCTTTGGCTGCCCCGGCTACTTCCGTCTGGCCTTCTGCGTGGATGAAAAAGTCATCCGCAATGCCGCCGATGGTTTTGCCAAGGCCCGCGCCGCCATCGTGTAG
- a CDS encoding CoB--CoM heterodisulfide reductase iron-sulfur subunit A family protein, whose product MSNAILVVGGGFAGLTAAIEAAELGHDVFIVEKSPWLGGRVAQLNKYFPKLCPPSCGLEIQFQRIRKNPRIKFFTQAEVVGFMGVKGDYKVKVRISPRHTAPHNIDFSLLASSLTGEVESEFELGLATRKALHKDMPFAFPSRYTLDLDALSKSDSARVAGAKFLDVNEPQRELDLNVGAVVVATGWKPYDVTRLTNLGAGSVKNCVSNMQLERLASPFGPTGGRIVRPSDGRAPNQVAFVQCAGSRDQNHLNYCSYICCMATLKQCLYIAEQSPETQITVYYIDLRAPGRYVKVLEKVKALPNVKFVKGKVADAVQAEGNRVRITAEDAVRGEKMTLDYDLVVLATGMQPSLAGEDAPLPLPLDEDGFIAGGEEAGIFAAGCARMPLDVMRSAQSGTAAALKAVQTVKGR is encoded by the coding sequence ATGTCCAATGCCATTCTCGTCGTGGGCGGCGGCTTTGCAGGCCTCACAGCCGCCATCGAAGCGGCGGAACTGGGCCACGACGTCTTTATCGTCGAAAAGTCGCCCTGGCTTGGTGGGCGCGTGGCTCAGCTCAATAAATATTTCCCCAAACTCTGTCCTCCCTCCTGCGGCTTGGAAATCCAGTTCCAGCGCATCAGGAAGAACCCGCGAATCAAATTTTTTACGCAGGCCGAAGTGGTCGGGTTCATGGGCGTCAAGGGTGATTACAAGGTGAAGGTGCGCATCAGCCCCCGTCACACCGCCCCCCACAACATCGATTTCAGCCTGCTTGCCTCCAGCCTGACCGGCGAGGTGGAAAGCGAATTCGAGCTTGGTCTTGCCACGCGCAAGGCCCTGCACAAGGATATGCCTTTCGCTTTCCCCAGCCGCTACACCCTTGATCTCGACGCGCTCTCCAAGTCTGACAGCGCTCGGGTTGCCGGGGCCAAGTTTCTGGACGTCAACGAACCGCAGCGCGAGCTCGACCTCAACGTCGGCGCAGTGGTTGTTGCCACCGGCTGGAAGCCCTACGACGTTACCCGGTTGACCAACCTCGGCGCGGGCAGCGTCAAAAACTGCGTGTCCAACATGCAGCTTGAGCGCCTCGCTTCACCCTTTGGCCCCACCGGCGGCCGCATTGTACGCCCCTCTGACGGCAGGGCCCCCAACCAGGTAGCCTTTGTGCAGTGCGCGGGCTCGCGCGACCAGAACCACCTGAACTACTGCTCGTACATCTGCTGTATGGCCACCCTCAAGCAGTGCCTGTACATCGCAGAGCAGAGCCCCGAAACGCAGATCACCGTGTACTACATTGATCTGCGCGCTCCGGGCCGCTACGTTAAGGTGCTCGAAAAGGTCAAGGCGCTGCCCAATGTGAAGTTTGTCAAGGGCAAGGTTGCCGACGCCGTGCAGGCCGAGGGCAACCGCGTGCGCATCACGGCTGAAGACGCCGTGCGCGGCGAAAAGATGACTCTTGATTATGACCTTGTTGTGCTGGCCACTGGCATGCAGCCCTCGCTGGCTGGTGAAGATGCGCCCCTGCCCCTGCCGCTTGATGAAGACGGCTTTATTGCGGGCGGAGAAGAGGCTGGCATTTTCGCCGCTGGTTGCGCGCGCATGCCCCTTGATGTGATGCGCTCGGCGCAGTCTGGCACAGCCGCCGCCCTTAAGGCGGTTCAAACGGTGAAAGGGAGGTAG